The Cyanobacterium sp. T60_A2020_053 genome includes the window CGATTTTTTTGTTGGTTCGTTTACATCCCCCGTTGATTTCAGTGGGTATTTTTTTGTTGAGAAATTCAACGGGGGTCTTTCACTCACATTTCAAGATAAAATTTAGGGGTTTTTCATCACCTAAAATCATATCTTGTAAACGTTCTACTATATCAGGAGCAAAAAACTTTTCTCCCGTTTCCTCATTTACCCTCGCAGGTACATTTTCTACTATAATTAACTGCCCATTTAACTCCAAAGAATAAGTAACCAACTTATTTACTAATTGTTTATTTTCCTGTTTAAAATTCATGAAAATTACCTCCTAATTGTAAAATTATTTTGCCAACCTTCTTGCGTCGGTTGATAAAGAGTGATTATTTTTAAAATCGGGCGAGAAGGATAGCTACAATGAATATGTAAAGGACGATTAACCATTGTAAAACCGCAAATTAAACAACTAGCACCGTATTTATCATCGGGATAGTCTTCGATTATTTTGCCATTATTTATCATTTCTCTTATTTCCTTTATTCTAATCTTTCTGAAAATCGATTGATCAACAGCGTGTTTCGACAACTCAAACTCTCCACTAATTATTTTCCGTCTAATTTCTCTAAGCATTTAATTAATAAACCTTGTTAGATTTTGACCATCTTTTTTTCCATTTACCAGTGGATTCAAGACTAGAATTTTTTTGCTCATTTTCACGTTGTTTTAGGATGGAGGGCGCCCTCCCCCGCAAATCAGTATCTCGGTAAGGCACAGAAGCCTTTGTTTCTAGCTGTTCTAACTCTTTTAAGGATAATGGTGGGAGAGGATAAAATGAAGCAATGGTGCCGGGCGCCCTTCCTCCTACAGCTTCATTAGAAGCGATATTTAAACCATTTAATTGCATGGCTTTACGCACTGCCGCCGCACAAGAATAAGTAGCAATAATACCATCATTCGCTAAACATTTACTTAGAAGCCCAAAAAATTCTACTGTCCATAATTGAGGACATTTAGGTGGAGAAAAAGGATCGAGAAAAATTGCATCAAATTG containing:
- a CDS encoding DUF4258 domain-containing protein; amino-acid sequence: MLREIRRKIISGEFELSKHAVDQSIFRKIRIKEIREMINNGKIIEDYPDDKYGASCLICGFTMVNRPLHIHCSYPSRPILKIITLYQPTQEGWQNNFTIRR